agctctttttgacttaaaatctctatttctcaaacacaatctcaaacatactctaaggctccatttacttcgacgtaaaatggtttcctttgtaaaatatttttagggaagtcattttccttgaaaatattttccgtcgaaaacattttacggcgtttactttgcacacggaaaataatttttttttaatattttttttatatatatatttttccaataaggtctcCGCCGGGACTTGCACGGGACTTGTTCGAGACTTCGcagggacctgcccgggaccccgccAGAACTTAACCGGGTCTTGTCCGGAATTTAACCGGGACTTgtccgggacttgaccgggacccgcccgggacctgctcgGGCCCAAGACCCGCACGGGACCTAACCAGGAGGGTCCTGGTTAGGTCCAAtgcgggtcccaggcaagtctcgggcgggtcccgggcaggtcccgggcgggtctcggtcaagtcctgggtgggtccctgttaggtcctgggcgggtcccggtcaagtcctgggctgGTCTGGGGCAtgtcctaggcgggtcccggtcaagtctcgggcaggtcacagtcaagtcccgggcaggtctcggtcaagtcccaacGAGGTTCTGGGTGGCTCTTAgcaaggtccatcgatttaagaatgagatgctcataatCGGAAAattgtttacggttttcaaaatcgtaaaccattttccgaaaattaaagaagaattttcagtcaaaaggaaaatattttccgttgaccactattttacgtcgaagtaaacatcGTAAAATacagaaatcattttctgaaaatcattttacgtcgaagtaaacagagCCCAAGTATAATTTTTCCTATCTTAAATACTTCTAAACGTCAAAAATcagtaataataattttttaaaaaaaaaattttaaaaaaaataattcaatagcAACATTCATGAGTAATTTATCATCTTtcaatgagaaatgctacaagtcttttctgtgttaattttgtgtcccttcaagaatgatgaGACTCATAAAATCACTATTGACCTTATGATtgatattattaaattttgatcaaattatgattttaaaagctacctcatttttttgtaatgtaaaacatatatataactatattgcaaaaaattaaaagttcaatatttaaaattaaaagtatttgAACATTATGGATAGTATCAAAATGCGttgaagttgaagaaaattttgtgaagtttttctttcttattattattattattataattattattattatttcaccTCTAATTGTAGTTGTAGTATACGTTAACTTAGGGTCCTACCCGTTGTGGTAATATAGTGGTAGACTTAGGTCAGCATGACAGCATGGAAAATAGGATATCCCATTAAAATATCCGAATCCTCTTGAAAACCACGtaatgaaaaaaaaggaaatattccTATTTTTGGGTATTGGAAGAAACTTGTCAACTTTACTAAACACCTGAAAATAACTAACAAATCCCATCAACCTCTCTTCCCTCTAAAACTGCAGAATTCCACCTCAGCCTTCGCCAAAAAGCTTCCCATCACCTCAATACCACTCATGTAAGCTTCTTGTTtactatatttttcttttcttgttgaattttgttaaatgggTTGTTTTTGTACACGTATATGATCTCGAGTCTCAGTTTTGGATGCCCAGatgttaagtttttttttctttttttgttgttggattTTGCTGCAGTTTATTGTTTTCTGGTCAGAATGATATAAATGTTGCTGGGATATTTACTCTTTTAAACTGTGTTGAAACTTTTTTCGGCAATGTTAAATTATGTGGTTTGAAAAGTACAATTAGTTTGTAGCTAGATTATTTCTGGTGTTGAACACTCACTTGGCAATGCCGTCTAAGATGAGATCAAGCGAAGTTGACTTTTTTCATGCACAAAGGTTGTTTGATGAAGTGTCTAGAAAGGGAAGGGTTGTAGTTGATATTTGGGTTTATGGCCGTCCTTTTTGATGTACATTGGAGTGCTTGTGTTTTATGGttagaaactaaaatcttggaAATCACCTTTTTTTCAGACGTGGGTGTGTTTTTTCAGGCATTATATCTGAAAAGTTAGTTGCAAACCTTCCTCTTATAATCTaataaagaaaatgtttcaTTGGAGCTGCTTAATTTGCTTGTTCATGGGTTCACTTTTCCTGGAGATTGTGAAAGCAAGTCTTGTAACCTAAGTTGTTAGCTCTTATTTTTGATGTTCTATATTGTAATATCTTTTTTCGTTTGTTACAAAAGATGCAGTAATAGTAgcttccaaaatccaaatatGTACCACCGCCAATTCAGATATAGCCACCAAAATGAACTTGTGAATTTCAATGATTTCCAGTCATTTGCTTGTGCTAGGGCAGTTTCATTCctgttaattttatatttaattacttcatactatttttttcattctatatGCATATTGGAAATGAGAAGTGCTTTATACCCTCTCCTTTGCCCCCCAACAAACTTAAAAAAGCAAAGCAAATAGAGTGTGGGGGGGGGTGTGGGCAGCAATGAAGCATATGATATAATATATAGGTTATTGGCCCATGAACTGGGAACGCAGGATTGTAAGAATAACGAATGATGAACAAATTGAAAATCATTACAATGTCCCCCTCCTTGAGGACTTCGATGTTAAAGAATGtcaaaatctttcaaattttttacaaaGGTTTCTCCGACAACAGAGCCGGCCTTTACAAATACGGCAGGATAACCAATTGGAGCTTCTACCCAAGCTTCACAACCTTGTTCTCTAAATAGTTTCCCAGTCCAGATATGTTTCCAatcactaccttctcccagTGGAAAATAGACCTTAACATTCTTCTTGCCTTTGTCTAGGACAGGCACCACTAGGATCTCATTACCAACCAAAAACTGTTGGTAACTCAAGCTATGAACATTTTCATCTTCTGGGTAGTGGAGAAATAGGTGGCGGCAAACTGGCAGGCCTTTTTGAGCAGCTTCCTgtattcaaaaaaattacagttGGGGGTTGAAGTCCTTTCTTAATGCACTCACCagatttgaaaagaaattaataccTAGAGTTCTGGGAATACCTTTACAAGTTGGATTCTGTAAAACTTCCATGCTCTGTACACTTTAGCAAAGCGAGCAAATTGTGATAAAGTCTGGTGGTTTGAGTAGAATTGGCTATTGATGGACGGTTTGTTCCCCTGCATGCGCAAGACAGGCAGATATCAATTACCATTGATTATACAGCTTATGACTTCAGGTGAAGGAATCATAGTGTTGGTTTGAAACCAAGGGAGCTGTAGCTGTCTATGCCTGTTGAAATTTGCTTCAGTACAACAAATCAGAGATATGTGTCTCATTGTTTGTATATGGCGGAATACAATTTAGGTTTCATCACTTTATGGAAGGACTCTTAACTGAAAATGAATTCTTGAACTGAATACTATATTCTTAATTTGAGCTTCTATATCAAGTTCAAGTTAATAGCTTCATACAATTCTATTAGTTTAAACAACTCTCTATATTCAAAAAGTAATCAGGAAAGCATAGGAGAAAAAGTAGGCATTTTTTGCAGTTTTGGAGGTGATCATTCAAAAGGATTATCTTTAGAAGCCTAATGGATGTGTTCCTCTTTTAGGTGTACATGCCTGAGCATTAGATTGAGCACAACCTACATTATTCTTGtccttttttgtcttttgcttttttcttcatataataaGGATGACGATAaagacaatttatttttattatgtattcATGTGACAGGTTTTTGACTTACTTCGTGGGTCCGGAAGACAGTGGTGAAAGCATTTAGCTCCATCCAACGCAAAAGCAACTCTTCACTTCTTTTGTACTTGAAAAAAGGTAAGTTTACTGCACAGTAGCCTCCAATATCACTGTGGTTGAAAGCATACCCTGAAAGTCCACTGCTCAGTAGGCCAGTAACAGAACTCTTTATCCCATCATTCGCCTGCCAACTTACCATTTGGTCTCCTTCCCAAAATAGCATCCCCCATTTAGGACTATTTCTGAAACCAGCTCTCATGAAGAAGACTAGGGCCTCTGTTGGGTCATCTTTTAATTTACCCACACAGTTACTTTTCCATTCTTCCACGAATTCTCGGTTTATCTGGGCCCATAGCTCAGGGTACCTGTTATGTGCAGAAATAGGATCTTCACCTGAAATGGTGAGCGGTAATTATTAGAACCTCAATTTATATAGGATAATCATGCTAGGAAAAGCACCAagaatatgttgttatgatcaCTTAAACCATGGGGAACCAATTTAACTATATAGGTTCCCTCCCTATGGCTTGGGacacaatttcttttattttgttattatttttttcattctttgggAGCCAGGGAGGCTGGCCGCTCTGGAAATATAATGGTTAAAAATGTTAACGATTATGGACATGGACACTTTTGCGGAAAAGCTTTCTGATATGGCCTGCCTTGAAAGTCTTAACTTAACACTACTAATGTGATATCATCTAGTGCGTATGGGAAAAGGCATGGGTATAGGAGACGTGATGTGAGGAATTAGTATGGGGATGCTTTAACCCTTATTAAAAGCTATGGGAAAACATGGTATGGGTAGAGTGCTGGGAAATATATTATAACtactaaaaatatttcttttttgtggaaAAAATCAGTTGCGGGAGAAACTTTCCCTAGAATTTATATAAAGTTCCCAAAAACTATCTTTGAAATCAAGAAATCtataaacaaatataagttCAGATTTAAAAACCTGAATAGAGGGTGGCATCCACGGGCAGGCCTTCACCAAAATCAGCCATCCATCCTCTGACTCCATCATCCACCATTTCTTGTAAAATCTGTTTGAACCAACTAGCAGTATTTGGGTGTGTCAAATCCAACATTCCAACATCAAAAGCTGTATTTGGAACCATGTATGGTTGTCCATGCTTGTCTTTCACCAAGATGTCCAACTCCTTTGCCTCCTCAAAGAGGTTTCTCCTTCTGTTTGGCTTCTCATGAGTCTGTCAAAGCAAGTGAACACCAATAATAAATTGTCAAACTCTCGATCTATCGCTAATTACAACATAACGTTTTGCTGTGCAAGGGGTACTGCCATCATTGCAgttacaagagaaaaatgtgattaaTGATATCAAAAATCACTTTGGCTTTCACATAATATTAGGGGCATTAGACTTCTTACAGTGATGCAATTGATGGCAGGTTAGTGATTTCAGGAATTATAGCTGAATTTACTATGGAAATCATAAGTAAGGGAAAAGATTTGTACTGGAGCTAGACAAGGATTGCAGTATGTCATCACTTTGATATGCCGAGCACTAAGATCTTGAACTAGTTGTTGCCATCCCTTGTACCTTTCTGTATCCACTTCCCAATTCCACCACAGTTGTGATCCAATCAATGTCTCCCTCTGCCCCACCCAATCCTACGAAAAACGGGTACACCGTATAAGTGAATGCACATAGATAAACAGAATATTGTAATGTCCAATCTGCTCAATATTGACATGGGTGTTAAATTTGCTAAGCAATTgttgaaatgaaataaaaagttTATTGTTTTGAATggtttaattatgtttttctttaccctttcttttttcatgaaGAGACATGCATTACCTGCAACCAAAATGCTGAAATGGGAACATCATAAGTCCTTAGTTTCTCCCAAATATGGCGTACGGTTTCCGTGCCACCTTGCATTCCAACCACAGCACCAGATATTATCCACTCAGGAAGCTCAGGGGGCCTCCCAATGGTTTCTGTGAAGTGTTCAATGAGCTCGGTAGGTGAATTCCCATGCAATATCCGTCCTTGAACTGAAGTCCCGTGTATCTGCAAGCTCCAGCATACAGAAAATGGGAAACTGCAGTTTTAAGATCTTGAATGAGCCCACAAAGCCTTGAGACTTTTTACTATTCCATTCATGCATGGTGAGCCCATCTTTTGTTTTCATAGTTTTTATGATTTAACCATATAGAAGTTCATCACTGATCTGCTAGTGAACCAATGTATTAATCCAAGTATTTTCACATAACATCATGAAAACAGTGCGTCTTCCTTAATAAAATGTATTGCTTCTCTCTAACCAAAGTTCAATGTCTGCTTACAATTGAAATTCTTATTTCTGCAAGCATAGTTCCTTTCAAAAACTTCTCCTGATTAATATCTGAATTACTTTATTACCAATAAATAAAAGTTATCTGAATTCCTTTGTCTCTAACAAACATGAAATTTTAAGATGTCATTACTGTTgtttcttatcaaaaaaaaatgtcattactgCTGTAAGATCCAACAGCTATCAAAAAGTACCTGAATCTGAACTCTATCATGTCTTGTTAGATCGAATACCGAATAATCATATCCTTCAAGATAAAGAGACCGCAATTTCGATGTCATATAGAATGGAGAAGGAGCATAAGTTGTACTCCAATCACCCCCAGCCCTACAGCGAGGAAAAACCATTTataagtgttagaatattaataaaatgattaaatttattattccttatcagcttaaacttttaaaataattggttATTTAATACAATATCTGAGTCTGACTCTACGAtacattttagttaaatattttacatattaagCCTCATTCgttgacaaataatttttttatcaacttaagtttttgagataaatgataatttaacaatatgCATGAGGCGGTAAAAGAGCTATTCTTTTCATCTACCTGTAGCTAACCAAGTTGGCCGCAAGAGTAATAGGTTGATCCCCTCTTCCAATGCCTTGTTCTTGAACAAAAATAGGTACCCTTTTGCCTTTGAAATCCATGTGTGAGAACTGCTCCCCAAAACCATAGAATCTCTCATTTCCTTCACTTGAATATGTCAAGCAGACCCTGTTGAATTGCGCAGATTCTGCAACTTTCATCTCTTCTGTTTCCTCCTCTGCAGAAGAAACTGTCACATACGCCCGTGGCCTTGAGAAGTACAAACAGAAACCAAGCCTCCTTTTTCTTAACCTTCCCACCCTCCGCCTAAACCCCTGGTATCTTCCTGAAGCTTCTGGCGGGGCTTTA
Above is a genomic segment from Corylus avellana chromosome ca9, CavTom2PMs-1.0 containing:
- the LOC132162053 gene encoding uncharacterized protein LOC132162053 isoform X1 — encoded protein: MATLKITKKHHKRFNNPFPSNPSSLPFIEGTLFFNSQRVPSHQVFSIGKDFQLLWSSDNGGYLSISHQSRPDRPIWSTIPGQAFVSAALAETEVEESRGSFVVKDGDVHLVCNHQTIEEIRVINHSLEAKDQDSPSGYLGSEQKKDLNGTQSPVLLITGSIFSTKKKKKQFQKAGNYADTKFEKKEPSTSARYWVLFDQKNSNQIGFQVMLGQPSFKLRHKAPPEASGRYQGFRRRVGRLRKRRLGFCLYFSRPRAYVTVSSAEEETEEMKVAESAQFNRVCLTYSSEGNERFYGFGEQFSHMDFKGKRVPIFVQEQGIGRGDQPITLAANLVSYRAGGDWSTTYAPSPFYMTSKLRSLYLEGYDYSVFDLTRHDRVQIQIHGTSVQGRILHGNSPTELIEHFTETIGRPPELPEWIISGAVVGMQGGTETVRHIWEKLRTYDVPISAFWLQDWVGQRETLIGSQLWWNWEVDTERYKGWQQLVQDLSARHIKVMTYCNPCLAPTHEKPNRRRNLFEEAKELDILVKDKHGQPYMVPNTAFDVGMLDLTHPNTASWFKQILQEMVDDGVRGWMADFGEGLPVDATLYSGEDPISAHNRYPELWAQINREFVEEWKSNCVGKLKDDPTEALVFFMRAGFRNSPKWGMLFWEGDQMVSWQANDGIKSSVTGLLSSGLSGYAFNHSDIGGYCAVNLPFFKYKRSEELLLRWMELNAFTTVFRTHEGNKPSINSQFYSNHQTLSQFARFAKVYRAWKFYRIQLVKEAAQKGLPVCRHLFLHYPEDENVHSLSYQQFLVGNEILVVPVLDKGKKNVKVYFPLGEGSDWKHIWTGKLFREQGCEAWVEAPIGYPAVFVKAGSVVGETFVKNLKDFDIL
- the LOC132162053 gene encoding uncharacterized protein LOC132162053 isoform X2 encodes the protein MATLKITKKHHKRFNNPFPSNPSSLPFIEGTLFFNSQRVPSHQVFSIGKDFQLLWSSDNGGYLSISHQSRPDRPIWSTIPGQAFVSAALAETEVEESRGSFVVKDGDVHLVCNHQTIEEIRVINHSLEAKDQDSPSGYLGSEQKKDLNGTQSPVLLITGSIFSTKKKKKQFQKAGNYADTKFEKKEPSTSARYWVLFDQKNSNQIGFQVMLGQPSFKLRHKAPPEASGRYQGFRRRVGRLRKRRLGFCLYFSRPRAYVTVSSAEEETEEMKVAESAQFNRVCLTYSSEGNERFYGFGEQFSHMDFKGKRVPIFVQEQGIGRGDQPITLAANLVSYSFPFSVCWSLQIHGTSVQGRILHGNSPTELIEHFTETIGRPPELPEWIISGAVVGMQGGTETVRHIWEKLRTYDVPISAFWLQDWVGQRETLIGSQLWWNWEVDTERYKGWQQLVQDLSARHIKVMTYCNPCLAPTHEKPNRRRNLFEEAKELDILVKDKHGQPYMVPNTAFDVGMLDLTHPNTASWFKQILQEMVDDGVRGWMADFGEGLPVDATLYSGEDPISAHNRYPELWAQINREFVEEWKSNCVGKLKDDPTEALVFFMRAGFRNSPKWGMLFWEGDQMVSWQANDGIKSSVTGLLSSGLSGYAFNHSDIGGYCAVNLPFFKYKRSEELLLRWMELNAFTTVFRTHEGNKPSINSQFYSNHQTLSQFARFAKVYRAWKFYRIQLVKEAAQKGLPVCRHLFLHYPEDENVHSLSYQQFLVGNEILVVPVLDKGKKNVKVYFPLGEGSDWKHIWTGKLFREQGCEAWVEAPIGYPAVFVKAGSVVGETFVKNLKDFDIL